The following DNA comes from Cryobacterium psychrophilum.
CGTGCATGGCTGACTATCCATCTGCCGCGGGCCCGCCGGCTCAGCCCGCACACCATCCGCTCCTATAAAACGGCGCTAAACACGCTGCTGGACTTCCTGCGCGAAACCCAGCACCTCACCCTCGCGGAGGTCAGCTTCGAGGCGATCGACCGCGCCACCATCACCGCCTTTTTCACCTGGCTGCTCGACACCCAGCATCTGAGCGTGTCCTCGGCGAACCAACGCCTTGCCGCGATCAAGTCGTTCCTGTCCTATTGCGCTGGCGAGGATCCGGCGCTGGTGTCGATCTGGTTAGGCGTCCGACAGGTCAAACCCGCCCGAATACCCGCGCGGGCACCGGATGGGTTGAGTATGCCTGCCGTCGACGCGTTGATCCGCGCGCCCGGACAGAACACCAACCGGGGCAGGCGAGACACGACTCTAATCCTGCTCATGTTTGACGCCGCAGCACGGATCCAGGAAATGCTGGATCTGACTCCGGCCGATATCGACACCACAGTCGGCGCCGCCCGGGTGACGCTGACCGGCAAAGGCCACAAGATCAGAACTGTTCCCCTGATGGATAAAACTGCGCGCCACCTGGAGCAGTATCTGGCCGAGTTCCATCCCGGCACCCCCGAAGCAGCTTCCCCGTTGTTCTTCACAATCCGGGCGGGCCACCGACAGCAGATGAGCCAGGACAACATCACCTACCTGCTCAACAAACACGCCGCGATCGCACAACAGGAATGTCCGGAGGTCCCGGAGAAGATCCATGCCCACCAGCTGCGGCACGCCCGCGCGATGCAGATGCTGCGCGCCGGGGTTCCTCTTCCCCATATCAAGGAGTTCCTCGGCCACGCCAACATCGCGACCACGAGTATCTACGCGTCAGCGGATAACGAGATGGTGCGTCAAGCGATCCAGAAAGCCGGCAGCGCCAACCCCGAGCTCGCACCGCTTTGGACGGGAGGCGACGATCTCATCCTCCAACTCGCTGGCCTGAAATGATTATCCCGAGGAAATGGTCGCTCAGGCCGCCAACGCACAGGCCTCACGGCCAGAACTCGGGATAACAAAATCCTCGGGATAGTCGCGCGGTTTTTTCACTCTGGCCGGGACAATTGCAGTCTGGTAATGGTCTGCGAGCTGCTGATATCGGGCGTTCACGACCCGCTCCGCGTCGCCCTTATGAGTTTGGTGCGTGGAGGTCGTCGGGTTGTCCGGCACGATAATCTGCGTCACGCCGCCGAAGAACGCGAACGCTTGAACGTGGGCGTCGAGCCAGGCCGGGGACTTCATGTCCGCGTAGGCGCGGCAGAACATCAGCCCCGAGAATGGCAGCACCGCGACGAACAAGATTGCCCGGACCACCTCGCCGGTGATGGTGTCGACGACATCCATCGTGTCGCCGGCCCAGTCCACCAGCATCGCCCGGCCCGGCTCGTGGCGGAGTACCGCCACCAGATCGTGGCTGCGGAGGTAGTCGGTGAACAGGGCGCAGAACTGCGAATACCCGTACTTCTTTCCCGCGTCTTTGGTGTCGACGTATCGGCGCCAGGCCAACAGCAACGTGAAGTGCCGGTTCGCTTTCATCGAGGCCAGCACCCGCGAGAGGTCGGGCTGGTCGTACTCTTCCGACACTTTCCGGCGCCCGTCCGGGAACCATTCCGCGACGTCAGCGTCGGTGATCGCGACCGCCGAGGTCAGACCCCGCTCCTGGACCTCCTGCCGGACCCGGGCCACGTCGCGATGCGAGCACCCCGCGATCTCGACAACCTCGCGGTAACTGCGCCCTTCCAGCAACAGTCCCAATATTTTTCGATAGTCCGCCATGAACCCGCCCTTAGCAATGAAACGACAACGCCGTATGCGTTGTCCTTCCACAGCAGAGCAGTACACCGCCCGGCGGCGCTACCGTGTTCCCGGAAACGTGCTACCAACTCGCCGGACTGCCGCTACCACCAAGCGCTACTCGCCACTTCACAGCGGTCACCAAGGCCCAGCTCGGTCTGTTCGACTTCTGAGAGAGCGAATACCCCTTCGACCCAGGACTGGGGCACTCGACGGCCACTCTGATTCTCCTCCAGGCCTTCCTCTTGGTTGGCCACATAAGTACGGTCGCGCTCCAGAAGCGCATAATCGTTGAGTAAGAACCGAATCGCGTCGAGGATGGAAGATTTTCCAGCATCGTTGTGGCCCGTCAGAAGGGTCGGAGCACCAATCCCCAGCTCAGGCAAATCTGCGATCGACCTGAACCCCTCTATCGCAATTCTTGTCAGTTTCATCGTTCCCCCCAATTATTGACACGTCTGCGTGACGTAACCCAACATATCTCTAGCTAATGACGTCAGAGGGACTGCTCTCGAATTTGATGGATTCGCTGACGTGCTCTCCGTCAAACGCTCGCGTCTCCGCGTCGTAAGCGGCTGAACGCCCTGACGATATCGGGGACGATTGCACGCGCCCGATACAGTGAGCGGATGAAGAAACTTGTTCCCGTGGTATTTGCGGCGGCCCTGCTCCTCTCTGCTTGCTCCGGTACGGCTGAGCCTGTAGATACGTCCTCTGGTACGACTGCGCCCGTTGCGACTGTCGTCGATCGAACGGCGGACGTTTCTGCCGCGCTTTCACCAGAGCTCGCTGCGTTCGTCACCCAGGCCGAAGAGCCAGAAACGGGTCGCATTAATGTTTCAACGACCATCGTTGATCCACGCGGTTCTAACGGAAGTGCGGATGCCGTCACAGCCCTAGCGATATGCACCGCCGTGTCTCAACTCGATGGAATTGAGAACGTAAGCATCTACGAGGCGGATGGTACGAGCCTCGTGCTCTTTGGGCATCCTTCAGTGCCGGCAGGCAAGTGCGGCGAGGTCTAACCAGCACTACCTGCAGATGTCCGTTGTCCAGTCGTCAGCCCACCGCTTGCTGAATATCTTCCGCAGGAAATCGACGGATATAGTACGGCCATTTATCGTCGCTATTCACAAGTCGAATCCGTATCTCTTGCGCGATTCGGCGCCGTGAACCTGACTTGAGCAATGCAACACCGCCCCAGAAATCAATCCTGACCCACGGAGCGCGGACCGTTTCGCACTCAATGAACTGGGACGACTTCATTCCGAAGGAACACCGCCCGGGCTGCAGAGCGGACGCTCGACATGCCAGAAAGCGACCTGATCGGATATAGGCTGGAGCTTTGCCCGCGCTGCGAGGCCCGCGCCGTCAACGTGTGCGCAAACTGAGCGTTGACCTGACGATCACGTTGGAGCGTCCATGCAAAGTGACACAGCAGCTCCAGAGCGACGATTCATGGAAGACAACGGTTTGAATCCAAACTTGATCGTTCGGTCGGCCACCCAACTACAATCCGATTTTGAGTACCGGGAGCTCCTCGAAGCGGCGCCGGATGCCATGGTAATTGTGAATGCGGACAGCGAGATCGTGCTTGTCAACGCTCAGGCGGAACGAATTTTCGGCTATCCCCGTGCTGAGTTGCTCGGCCAGGGACTTGAAATTCTCCTCCCCGAGCGATTCCGTACCGGGCATGCCAGTCACCTGGCCCGCTTTGCTGAATGCCCGAGCACGCGGGCCATGGGCTCGAACGTCGAGCTTGTCGGACGTCGCCGAGACGGGTCGGAGTTCCCAGTGGAGATCGCTCTCAGCCCCCTGAAAGCTGATCGGGGGATGCTCTTCTCCAGCGCCATCCGCGATGTTACCGAGCGCAAACGCACCGAGGCATCCCTGCGGATGCTTTCGGCACAAGTTGAAGCGTCGAGCGACGCTATCTTTAGTTGTGGCACCGACAACGTGATCACGACCTGGAACGCAGCGGCAGAGTCCACGTTCGGGTACTCCGTAGAGGAGGCTGTGGGGCAGCCTGCATCGCTCATGCTCGGGACGGCTGATCACGACGTTGACACACAATTGGACGCAGGCACTCAGGTTCGGTCGCTGGAGACGGTTGGGCACCGAAAAGACGGATCGACCGTCGAGATTTCGCTCAGCGTGTCCTTCTTGTACGACGCCCAGAACGTGAAGATGGGATCCTCCTTCATCGCCCGCGACGTCAGTGAAGCGAATCTTCGTCGAGCGGAGTCGGATCTTGATCGGGCCCGCCTCGCCACCACACAACACACAGCGGGTGTTGGCAGCTTCGAGCTCGATCTGACTACCGGGGAACGGTGGTGGTCCGACGAGTTTTGGCGAATTCTCGGGGTCGATGTAGCCGAGAATGCGTCGTTGGAACTGATGCTGACCGGTGTTCACCCCGACGACCGTGAAACCGTGGAAAACGCCGTGACGAGTCTTTACTCCGGTGCACCGGTCGACCTCATTTACCGCGTCGTGAGTCCTTCGGGCCACGTCCGATGGGTGCACTCCCGCGCGAATGCCGAATTTGCCGAGGACGGATCCCCCGTCCGAATCCTTGGCACGACATTGGACGTAACGGATCTGCATCTGGCACATACCCAACGCCGGGAGGCCGAGACCAACTTCCAGATAGGTTTTGACCTTTCTCCCATCGGCACCGCGATAGCCACTCTCGCCGGACGGCTTACCCAGGTGAACCCCGCAGTGTGCGACATCCTCGGACGCACAACGGATAAAATTCTCGGCAAACTGCTCCAAGCCTTTCGGCACCCTGAAGACACTGCGGGCCAACTAGAGGCATTCGAGCTTAATCGAGCGGTCAAGTCGCGTCCCGCGCACGTCGACCGGCAATACCAGCAGCCTGATGGTGACGTGGTGTGGGTGCAGGAAACCGTGTCAACCGTGCCTGGTCAGGCGCTCCTGAGAGCTGCCCGCAGGGGCGCACGCGCGGGGGTTGCCCATAAACCGGTCAGTCGCACCGCTCGAAGGGCGGTAAACAGCTCAGCTGCCTGGCCGGGTTTCGCTACGGAGCGCCCGGTCATCTCGGTTATCCGACCCAAGCGGTGAAGGACGGTATTTCGGTGGCAATGAAGTTGCTTGCCACACTCGGCGGTCGAGCCGTCGGTAGCGAAGAAGCATTCCAGCGTGTCCAGCAGCACGCGAGCATCATCCGGATCAAGGTCGGCCAGCCCGCCGAGAACGCCGTCACGGAGTTCGGCAGCGTATGCGGGTTGAGCAACAAGCATGGTGTCGATCGGGGCTGCGCCGTAGAGATGCACTCCCACCGCGGTGGGGGCGATGCAGCGCATGGCGAGAAGCGCTTGCCGCACAGCGTCTGGCGCGCGCTCGAGAGATTCCAGCGGCAGGCTCGCCCCGATTCGTGACCTGACGGTTCCGTCAAGTGCCTGCGCCGCGGCGGACGGGTGCGCACCCGCCCCGCTTCCGAGCAGGCCCAGGTACTCACCTTTCCACGGGGCCCATGCCGAGCTGACCCCCATCCCTCGAAGCAGGTCGGTGATAGCGGGAATCGGATCATCATCTGAGTGCCGCATCTCGACGGCAAGAACGACGAAGGTCGCTTGGTTGGGAAGGCCAAGAGCGCGAACCGCTCGACCGGCGTCGCCCGAGAACTCGCCTTCCAGAATCGTGAGCAACATGACGTTCTTGCTCTGCTGGTCTTTGCGTTCTCGTTCGTCAACGACCTCTCGATACGTCTCCGCGGCGGCGCTCGAGTACCGGTCGATGATGCCCCAGACTCCGGATGACGCGGTGAGCAGCGCGGTTGCGTGTTCGGGTGTCGTCGCCTTCGCCATCATCGCGTCCCACAGGTGCAGACCGGCAAGCCGGTAGGCGTGCAGCAGACTCGCCATAGGGATACCGTGCTCGGCTTTCACGCGGCCGGCATGGCGTGGGGCGGCGAGCGAGTCATTGATGCCGAGCAGGCACTGCAGGATCGCCTCGAGGTTGTCGTGCACAATGCCTTCGAGCACACCTTCGGCGAGGACGCTCTCGGCGTAATCGTGCTCGCCGTTGATAATCTGGGCGACGACGCTGTCTGACAACTCGCCGACCGAGTCGATCATGCCCGAGAAGAGCTCGCGAGCGCCCTCCACCATGGCATCCGGGGTCGGCACACTCTGCGGCGCTCCATTGCTTTCCATGCGTTCAGTGTAATCCGGTAGTTATGCCGATTGGTTGTGCGGCCGCACAA
Coding sequences within:
- a CDS encoding tyrosine-type recombinase/integrase gives rise to the protein MASVEFFALVRAWLTIHLPRARRLSPHTIRSYKTALNTLLDFLRETQHLTLAEVSFEAIDRATITAFFTWLLDTQHLSVSSANQRLAAIKSFLSYCAGEDPALVSIWLGVRQVKPARIPARAPDGLSMPAVDALIRAPGQNTNRGRRDTTLILLMFDAAARIQEMLDLTPADIDTTVGAARVTLTGKGHKIRTVPLMDKTARHLEQYLAEFHPGTPEAASPLFFTIRAGHRQQMSQDNITYLLNKHAAIAQQECPEVPEKIHAHQLRHARAMQMLRAGVPLPHIKEFLGHANIATTSIYASADNEMVRQAIQKAGSANPELAPLWTGGDDLILQLAGLK
- a CDS encoding DDE-type integrase/transposase/recombinase: MADYRKILGLLLEGRSYREVVEIAGCSHRDVARVRQEVQERGLTSAVAITDADVAEWFPDGRRKVSEEYDQPDLSRVLASMKANRHFTLLLAWRRYVDTKDAGKKYGYSQFCALFTDYLRSHDLVAVLRHEPGRAMLVDWAGDTMDVVDTITGEVVRAILFVAVLPFSGLMFCRAYADMKSPAWLDAHVQAFAFFGGVTQIIVPDNPTTSTHQTHKGDAERVVNARYQQLADHYQTAIVPARVKKPRDYPEDFVIPSSGREACALAA
- a CDS encoding PucR family transcriptional regulator, with protein sequence MESNGAPQSVPTPDAMVEGARELFSGMIDSVGELSDSVVAQIINGEHDYAESVLAEGVLEGIVHDNLEAILQCLLGINDSLAAPRHAGRVKAEHGIPMASLLHAYRLAGLHLWDAMMAKATTPEHATALLTASSGVWGIIDRYSSAAAETYREVVDERERKDQQSKNVMLLTILEGEFSGDAGRAVRALGLPNQATFVVLAVEMRHSDDDPIPAITDLLRGMGVSSAWAPWKGEYLGLLGSGAGAHPSAAAQALDGTVRSRIGASLPLESLERAPDAVRQALLAMRCIAPTAVGVHLYGAAPIDTMLVAQPAYAAELRDGVLGGLADLDPDDARVLLDTLECFFATDGSTAECGKQLHCHRNTVLHRLGRITEMTGRSVAKPGQAAELFTALRAVRLTGLWATPARAPLRAALRSA
- a CDS encoding AAA family ATPase encodes the protein MKLTRIAIEGFRSIADLPELGIGAPTLLTGHNDAGKSSILDAIRFLLNDYALLERDRTYVANQEEGLEENQSGRRVPQSWVEGVFALSEVEQTELGLGDRCEVASSAWW